One Sulfurihydrogenibium subterraneum DSM 15120 DNA segment encodes these proteins:
- the efp gene encoding elongation factor P: MGVKIDINRIARDQFILVDNQPYKVVSYEHVKPGKGQAFVRVRAKNMRTGNVTEFTFKSSDSIELADFEQRFMNYSYTDGSYYYFLDTNTYETFAVPAENMEYEAKFLKEGMQVVVFLDRGNPIGIELPKHEVYEVIETEPGFKGDTATGTTKPAKIETGATIQVPLFINVGDKIKVDTEKGTYIERVNK; this comes from the coding sequence ATGGGCGTTAAAATCGATATTAACAGAATAGCAAGAGACCAGTTTATTCTTGTTGACAATCAGCCTTATAAAGTTGTAAGCTATGAACACGTAAAACCTGGAAAAGGACAGGCGTTTGTTAGAGTTAGAGCTAAAAATATGAGAACGGGAAACGTAACAGAATTTACCTTTAAATCATCTGACTCTATTGAACTTGCAGACTTTGAACAAAGATTTATGAACTACTCTTATACTGATGGTTCTTACTATTACTTTTTAGATACTAATACTTACGAAACCTTTGCCGTTCCTGCTGAAAATATGGAGTACGAAGCCAAGTTTTTAAAGGAAGGTATGCAGGTTGTTGTTTTCTTAGACAGAGGAAATCCAATTGGTATCGAGCTTCCAAAACATGAAGTTTACGAGGTTATCGAAACAGAACCTGGATTTAAAGGAGATACAGCGACAGGAACTACTAAACCAGCAAAAATAGAAACAGGAGCTACAATACAAGTGCCTCTTTTTATTAACGTGGGAGATAAAATAAAAGTAGATACAGAAAAAGGAACTTACATAGAAAGAGTTAACAAATAA